In Thermotoga sp. Ku-13t, one genomic interval encodes:
- a CDS encoding ABC transporter permease, whose amino-acid sequence MLTYIIRRLLLLPLILFGLSLIIFGMIQSLGPDRLLAAYVNPGVLDKLTPVQLEKIKQKYGLNDPMMIRYIKWLKNTLQGDLGWSLVGKQPVKDAILSRLPWTVELALYSIVPVVFVGVWLGVIAAVNRDRFLDHFVRIFAVVGWSFPDFVFGLIVLMIFYSVLGWFPPGNLSFWADQVVKSSEFKRFTSLVTIDALLNGRFDVFVDALRHLVAPILTLSWLWWAYLLRITRSSMLEVLTKEYIRTARAKGLAERVVINKHARRNAMIPVITVGGGMVIQLFAGTVIVEMVFNRTGMGSFTATAATQLDYASIMASALFYSLILVIGNLVIDILYATVDPRVRLG is encoded by the coding sequence TTGCTCACTTACATCATCAGAAGGTTGCTTTTGCTGCCGCTGATACTTTTCGGATTATCTTTGATCATTTTTGGAATGATCCAGAGCCTGGGTCCCGACAGACTGCTGGCAGCCTACGTTAATCCCGGCGTGTTGGACAAGCTGACACCTGTACAACTTGAAAAGATAAAACAGAAATACGGATTGAACGATCCGATGATGATTCGCTACATCAAGTGGCTCAAGAACACCCTCCAAGGGGATCTCGGCTGGTCCTTGGTTGGCAAACAACCTGTGAAGGACGCGATACTGAGCAGACTTCCGTGGACAGTGGAACTGGCCCTTTATTCGATCGTTCCGGTGGTCTTCGTCGGAGTATGGCTCGGCGTGATAGCAGCCGTCAATCGAGACAGGTTCCTGGATCACTTTGTGAGAATTTTCGCGGTCGTTGGATGGAGCTTTCCGGATTTTGTTTTCGGACTCATCGTGCTCATGATCTTTTACAGCGTGCTTGGTTGGTTTCCACCAGGTAATCTCAGCTTCTGGGCAGATCAAGTTGTGAAATCTTCCGAATTCAAACGATTCACCTCGCTCGTCACGATAGATGCTCTCCTCAACGGCAGGTTCGATGTCTTCGTCGATGCGTTGCGTCATCTTGTTGCCCCCATCTTGACGCTGTCTTGGCTGTGGTGGGCGTACTTGCTCAGGATCACACGTTCGAGCATGCTCGAAGTCCTGACGAAGGAGTACATAAGAACAGCGCGAGCCAAGGGATTGGCAGAGCGGGTGGTGATAAACAAACACGCACGAAGAAATGCAATGATACCTGTGATCACAGTGGGTGGAGGTATGGTCATACAACTGTTCGCGGGTACTGTCATAGTTGAAATGGTGTTCAACAGGACCGGTATGGGTAGTTTCACAGCGACGGCTGCGACGCAGCTCGATTACGCTTCGATCATGGCTTCGGCGCTCTTCTATTCCCTGATATTGGTCATAGGAAACCTCGTTATAGACATACTGTATGCCACTGTGGACCCACGCGTCAGGCTTGGTTGA
- a CDS encoding oligopeptide/dipeptide ABC transporter ATP-binding protein yields MAVLLKVEALKKYFEIRKSIFSKPIYVKAVNGVSFEIEKGTIFAVVGESGSGKSTLGRTIIKLIEPTSGRIVYDGRDITRLDKKGFLEYRRRMQIVQQDPYNSLHPRKLVKDIIGEGLKIHFRMRSDEIYVRIKEMLELVGMREEHMFRYPHEFSGGQRQRIAIARALVLRPEFLVLDEPTSALDVSVQARVLTLLKELREKFNLTYMFITHNLAVVDHMATHVAVMYLGKIMEMGSKEDIFERASHPYTRALLDSIPSFGTGRRIRSIPKGEIPSPANPPSGCVYHTRCIRAVEICKSVEPDLIEVSPGHFCRCHFCS; encoded by the coding sequence ATGGCAGTGTTACTCAAAGTTGAGGCACTGAAAAAGTATTTTGAGATTCGAAAGTCCATCTTTTCAAAACCCATCTACGTGAAGGCTGTGAACGGTGTTTCTTTTGAGATCGAGAAAGGTACGATCTTTGCCGTGGTCGGTGAGTCCGGTTCCGGCAAGAGTACCCTTGGAAGGACCATCATAAAACTTATCGAGCCGACCTCAGGAAGGATTGTTTATGACGGTCGTGACATAACACGCCTCGATAAGAAGGGTTTTCTCGAATACAGACGCCGTATGCAGATCGTTCAGCAGGATCCTTATAATTCTCTGCACCCTCGCAAACTTGTCAAGGACATCATCGGCGAGGGTTTGAAGATCCATTTCAGGATGCGGTCCGATGAGATATATGTTCGTATAAAGGAGATGCTGGAGTTAGTAGGTATGAGAGAAGAGCACATGTTCAGATACCCTCACGAGTTTTCGGGTGGACAGAGGCAGAGGATCGCCATCGCGAGGGCTTTGGTTCTGAGACCGGAGTTCCTCGTTCTGGATGAGCCCACATCCGCTTTGGATGTTTCTGTTCAGGCGAGAGTGCTTACGCTTCTGAAAGAGCTCAGGGAGAAGTTCAATCTGACCTACATGTTCATCACGCACAATCTTGCTGTCGTCGATCACATGGCGACGCACGTTGCGGTGATGTATCTCGGAAAGATCATGGAAATGGGATCGAAAGAGGATATCTTTGAAAGAGCTTCGCACCCTTACACCAGGGCTTTACTCGATTCCATCCCCTCTTTCGGAACTGGTAGACGTATCAGATCGATCCCGAAAGGTGAAATACCGAGCCCGGCGAACCCTCCATCTGGTTGTGTCTACCACACGCGCTGCATTCGGGCAGTTGAAATCTGCAAAAGTGTGGAACCGGATCTCATCGAAGTTTCACCAGGTCACTTTTGCAGGTGTCACTTCTGCAGTTAA
- a CDS encoding tripartite tricarboxylate transporter permease, which produces MEALVQTFTVGMRISLQPFNLLLILVGTIWGLVFGSIPGLTATMGVALAIPLTYGMSPFSGLILLSSIYIGAISGGFISAALLNMPGTPSSIATTFDAYPMAQKGKASLALALGLMSSFFGGLVAVLLMIVATYGLAQLALKFGPFEYFALGLLAFAGCIGMMGGSIIKSGLSVVLGLLLATMGSDMLTGVKRLTFNVPDLVAGIDILPLLVGLFGISEIFVAIERRYQNVVPPEARKAKMGFKAVAEAVRLIFSQPVNYVRSLVIGFVIGVFPGVGGATSSVVAYGLARSGSKHPEEFGKGNPEGVIASEVANNATIAGALVPLLALGIPGDSVTAMMIGGFMIHGLFPGPLLFRDSPEYAYTIFAAQIIGNLTMVLLGILLMRFFIYTLSIRSYYLLPIVALSMVIGAFGLYNRVFDIWISLFFGFVGYLLRKIDFPLVPLITAFVLGPIVEKNLRQGLAFSDGSMMPLFTRPISLTLFIGAVVLFLVGIYVNRKGARKERA; this is translated from the coding sequence GTGGAAGCGCTGGTACAGACTTTCACCGTGGGCATGAGGATCAGTCTCCAGCCGTTCAACCTTCTTCTCATACTTGTCGGTACCATCTGGGGTTTGGTGTTCGGTTCTATTCCGGGTTTGACAGCCACCATGGGTGTCGCACTCGCAATACCACTCACGTACGGAATGAGCCCCTTTTCGGGGTTGATACTCCTTTCCAGCATTTACATTGGTGCCATATCGGGCGGATTCATATCCGCGGCGCTCCTGAACATGCCGGGCACCCCCTCCTCCATAGCCACGACTTTTGACGCTTATCCTATGGCTCAAAAAGGAAAAGCTTCGTTGGCACTCGCTCTGGGTTTGATGAGTTCTTTCTTTGGTGGTCTTGTGGCTGTTCTTCTCATGATCGTTGCGACCTATGGTCTGGCACAGCTGGCGCTGAAATTTGGGCCATTCGAATACTTCGCGCTTGGCCTGCTCGCCTTCGCAGGTTGCATAGGAATGATGGGAGGTAGCATCATAAAGAGCGGTCTCAGTGTTGTTCTTGGCTTGTTGCTGGCGACGATGGGCTCAGACATGCTGACGGGAGTCAAGAGGCTCACGTTCAACGTCCCGGACCTGGTTGCAGGTATAGACATTCTGCCACTGCTGGTTGGCCTGTTTGGGATCTCTGAGATATTCGTCGCGATAGAAAGAAGATACCAAAATGTGGTACCTCCCGAGGCGAGGAAGGCGAAGATGGGATTCAAGGCTGTTGCCGAAGCCGTTCGCCTGATATTTTCACAACCTGTGAACTACGTGAGATCCCTCGTTATAGGTTTTGTGATAGGGGTTTTTCCCGGTGTGGGTGGAGCCACATCGAGCGTTGTTGCTTACGGTTTGGCAAGGAGTGGTTCGAAGCATCCTGAAGAGTTCGGTAAAGGAAATCCTGAAGGTGTGATCGCCTCCGAGGTTGCAAACAATGCGACAATAGCCGGCGCACTGGTTCCCCTACTCGCGCTGGGTATACCAGGTGATTCTGTCACAGCGATGATGATAGGTGGTTTCATGATACACGGTTTGTTTCCTGGTCCTCTGCTGTTCAGAGACAGTCCCGAATACGCTTACACAATCTTCGCTGCTCAGATCATCGGCAATTTGACGATGGTTCTGCTTGGAATTCTGTTGATGAGGTTTTTCATCTACACGCTCAGTATCAGATCGTACTATTTGCTACCCATCGTCGCTCTGTCGATGGTCATAGGGGCGTTCGGACTCTACAACAGGGTGTTCGACATATGGATAAGTTTGTTCTTCGGATTCGTCGGTTATCTTTTGAGAAAGATTGATTTCCCGCTCGTACCACTCATTACGGCGTTCGTTCTTGGACCGATCGTGGAAAAGAATCTGAGACAGGGTCTGGCGTTTTCAGACGGAAGCATGATGCCGTTGTTCACAAGGCCCATATCCTTGACGCTTTTCATCGGAGCCGTAGTTCTGTTCCTAGTTGGAATCTACGTAAACAGGAAGGGTGCCAGGAAAGAAAGAGCGTAA
- a CDS encoding tripartite tricarboxylate transporter substrate binding protein, translated as MKRLFLTLVFVTFCVVLFAQTERYPTRPVTVVVPYSAGGASDIMARLVAEFWKKYTGQEMVVTNVVGAEGAVAARQVKGTKPDGYTVLWYHQAMLGNYYLGVADINWYDFTPACVVTKTSRITATRVDMPWKNLKDAIEDAKSNPRKYVYGTGAGGIAYLEYAPVEIAARGCWRVVPNEGGDSQRIVALLGNHVDIVPLALVSAVSYIKSGQIKPLVVHDVERDPFIPDVPSAAELGYPDLVFPMTNTFFFPPNTPKWIVEEFNKIMEKIVNDAEFKAKLAEMAYATVFFKTGKDLEDFWKSQEEIYKKAAEVLK; from the coding sequence ATGAAAAGGTTGTTCCTCACGTTGGTGTTCGTGACATTCTGTGTGGTTTTGTTTGCCCAGACCGAGCGTTACCCAACGAGGCCCGTCACAGTTGTAGTTCCCTACTCTGCGGGTGGAGCGAGTGACATCATGGCAAGGTTGGTGGCCGAGTTCTGGAAAAAGTACACGGGCCAGGAAATGGTCGTAACCAACGTCGTTGGTGCGGAAGGCGCTGTGGCAGCGAGACAAGTCAAGGGAACCAAGCCAGATGGTTACACGGTACTGTGGTACCATCAAGCAATGCTGGGTAACTACTACCTCGGTGTCGCAGACATCAACTGGTACGATTTCACACCTGCCTGTGTTGTTACCAAGACCTCGAGGATAACGGCAACGAGAGTGGACATGCCTTGGAAGAATTTGAAGGATGCGATCGAAGACGCCAAGTCGAATCCACGAAAGTACGTCTACGGTACCGGCGCGGGTGGTATAGCGTACCTCGAATACGCACCAGTCGAGATTGCGGCGAGAGGTTGCTGGCGCGTTGTCCCCAACGAAGGTGGTGACTCGCAAAGGATCGTTGCCCTGCTTGGTAACCACGTGGACATCGTGCCACTGGCACTCGTTTCTGCTGTTTCATACATAAAGTCCGGACAGATCAAGCCACTCGTCGTTCACGACGTTGAGAGAGATCCGTTCATACCGGATGTTCCTTCGGCTGCAGAACTGGGTTATCCAGACCTGGTCTTCCCAATGACGAACACGTTCTTTTTCCCGCCGAACACGCCCAAATGGATCGTTGAGGAATTCAACAAAATCATGGAAAAGATCGTGAACGATGCAGAGTTCAAGGCAAAACTCGCGGAAATGGCGTATGCAACCGTGTTCTTCAAGACCGGTAAAGATCTGGAAGATTTCTGGAAGAGTCAGGAAGAAATTTACAAGAAAGCCGCTGAAGTTCTCAAGTGA
- a CDS encoding ABC transporter permease has protein sequence MKLATFIAKRLFLMLLVLFGVSVLVFVISKVIPADPVGAILGGNAPVELVEDLKRRLGLDKPLINQFLDYMSGLLKGDLGKSLKTNRPVVKDIAEFFPATLELAISATLFSIVLGILLGIFSAVYRNRFIDHFARVFSILGVSMPVFWTGLLLLLLFYFRLGWLPGGGRLSLFTTPPTKYTGLLVLDSLLSWNTEALKDALTHLVLPTIVLGYSATASIARITRASMLDVLRQDFIRTAKAKGIGRRLVIYRHALRNALIPIVTIIGLTFGGLLEGAVLTETIFSWPGLGRYIVNALLVLDYPAIMGGTLFAAVIYSLVNLVVDIIYAVLDPRMRI, from the coding sequence ATGAAACTCGCAACTTTCATAGCTAAGAGATTGTTTTTGATGTTGCTTGTACTTTTTGGTGTTTCGGTCTTGGTGTTCGTGATCTCCAAAGTTATTCCCGCGGACCCCGTTGGAGCCATTCTGGGTGGGAACGCACCGGTTGAGCTGGTGGAAGATCTAAAAAGGCGGCTTGGTCTGGACAAACCTTTGATCAATCAGTTTCTCGACTATATGTCCGGCCTATTGAAGGGCGACCTCGGCAAATCTTTGAAGACAAACAGACCTGTGGTTAAGGACATCGCAGAATTTTTTCCAGCAACTCTCGAACTGGCGATATCCGCAACGTTATTTTCGATCGTGTTGGGCATCCTGCTGGGAATATTCTCGGCCGTTTACAGGAACAGATTCATAGATCATTTTGCACGTGTGTTTTCGATCCTTGGTGTTTCAATGCCTGTCTTCTGGACAGGTCTTTTGCTGTTGTTACTTTTCTATTTCCGCCTCGGTTGGTTGCCCGGTGGAGGAAGGCTCAGCCTCTTCACCACACCTCCCACGAAATACACGGGCTTGCTGGTGCTGGATTCTCTTCTTTCCTGGAACACGGAAGCTCTGAAAGATGCACTGACCCACCTCGTTTTGCCGACGATCGTTCTGGGATATTCGGCAACTGCTTCCATCGCGAGGATCACGAGGGCGAGTATGCTCGATGTTCTGCGACAGGATTTCATAAGAACGGCGAAAGCGAAAGGTATAGGCAGGCGTTTGGTTATATACAGACACGCTTTGAGAAACGCACTGATACCCATCGTAACGATCATCGGACTCACGTTTGGTGGTTTGCTCGAGGGAGCGGTTTTGACGGAGACGATCTTCAGCTGGCCCGGCTTGGGTAGATACATTGTCAACGCGCTTCTGGTACTCGATTATCCTGCCATCATGGGAGGAACACTCTTCGCCGCGGTTATTTACTCGCTCGTGAACCTTGTGGTGGACATCATCTACGCTGTGCTCGATCCGAGGATGAGGATCTGA
- a CDS encoding rhomboid family intramembrane serine protease yields the protein MQRIRVTYVILIINVVITISMMIVGLGSFRNEAYLLLKFGAQYGPLVASGEWYRTITAIFVHGGILHLLFNSYALFYFGNVVETIYGSEKFIVSYLLTGLVGNIATHVLYYRSVSVGASGAIFGLVGMLFILGFKREARFYASTVTGYALLPMIIFNIVYGFLPGSNINNAAHLGGFFSGVMLGYLIKPVPSIYSRTRSAFLAWRAASIALGILVLYSFMMLVFRSSV from the coding sequence TTGCAAAGGATCAGAGTCACGTATGTGATATTGATCATAAACGTGGTGATCACAATTTCAATGATGATCGTGGGGCTTGGTTCCTTTCGAAACGAGGCCTATCTTTTGTTGAAATTCGGAGCGCAGTACGGCCCACTGGTAGCAAGCGGTGAGTGGTACAGGACGATCACGGCCATCTTCGTACATGGAGGGATATTGCACCTTCTTTTCAACTCTTACGCGCTGTTCTACTTCGGCAACGTGGTGGAAACCATTTACGGGTCGGAAAAGTTCATCGTTTCATACCTTTTAACAGGGCTCGTTGGTAACATCGCAACACACGTGCTTTATTACAGATCCGTTTCGGTGGGTGCCAGTGGGGCGATATTCGGTCTGGTCGGTATGCTCTTCATCCTCGGCTTCAAACGGGAAGCTCGCTTTTATGCGAGCACCGTAACTGGCTATGCCCTGCTGCCCATGATAATCTTCAACATCGTGTACGGTTTCCTGCCGGGCAGTAACATCAACAACGCGGCACACCTCGGGGGGTTTTTCAGCGGTGTTATGCTCGGTTATCTGATCAAACCCGTTCCGTCGATTTACAGTCGCACGAGATCCGCTTTCCTCGCTTGGAGAGCTGCCTCGATCGCTTTGGGGATCCTCGTTTTGTACAGTTTCATGATGCTCGTTTTCCGATCATCTGTATGA
- the nikC gene encoding nickel transporter permease yields MQVEKSTISRWKPVIEDWKHTFYLWRKTKLAMVGTFIVIGFLLVALLAPVLAPYDPIKVDLANRLKPPSKQFIFGTDQFGRDILSRVLYGARVEVWIIFLVTVISGTIGTAIGIVAGYFGGWIDEILMRITDIFLAFPRLILAMALSAVLGRGLTNAIIAISLVEWTVIARLARAEAMRVKSQPFIEAAKAVGASDLRILVLHVLPMCVSPILVQLTMRMGTIILTAAGLGFLGLGAQPPTPEWGAIVSDGRSYLINHWWISTFPGLFIAVAVLGFNLLGDGIRDILDPRLRR; encoded by the coding sequence ATCCAGGTTGAAAAAAGCACGATATCCCGCTGGAAACCAGTGATTGAAGACTGGAAGCATACGTTCTACCTCTGGCGAAAGACAAAACTTGCCATGGTTGGTACGTTCATCGTCATAGGTTTTCTCCTGGTGGCGCTCCTGGCACCGGTTCTTGCGCCTTACGATCCGATAAAGGTCGATCTTGCCAACAGGTTGAAACCTCCGAGCAAGCAATTCATTTTCGGTACGGACCAGTTCGGCAGGGACATACTGAGCAGGGTGCTCTACGGAGCGAGAGTTGAGGTGTGGATCATATTCCTCGTGACGGTGATCAGTGGAACGATCGGCACGGCAATAGGCATCGTTGCGGGATACTTCGGTGGCTGGATCGACGAAATCCTCATGCGAATAACGGACATCTTCCTCGCGTTTCCAAGATTGATACTCGCCATGGCACTCTCTGCGGTACTGGGACGTGGCTTGACAAACGCGATCATCGCCATTTCTCTCGTCGAATGGACCGTCATAGCGAGGCTGGCGAGGGCTGAAGCCATGCGAGTGAAATCTCAGCCGTTCATAGAGGCAGCCAAGGCTGTCGGGGCGAGTGATCTGAGAATTTTGGTGCTTCATGTGCTCCCCATGTGCGTTTCGCCAATTCTTGTGCAACTGACCATGAGGATGGGAACGATCATTCTGACTGCGGCTGGTTTAGGTTTTCTCGGACTCGGCGCGCAACCTCCAACACCCGAGTGGGGCGCCATAGTGAGCGATGGACGGAGTTATTTGATAAACCACTGGTGGATCTCCACCTTTCCTGGTCTCTTCATAGCTGTGGCGGTTCTGGGTTTCAACCTGCTGGGTGATGGCATCAGGGACATTCTCGATCCGAGACTGCGAAGGTGA
- a CDS encoding tripartite tricarboxylate transporter TctB family protein, with product MVELVSAICFFVTGLAFLFESYKIRVLKFGGSLGGDFFPKFLSVMVIVISSMWVVSNLVKMWKKKQTTRLEFAPGGLRRIIIYLFGFIVYIVMLDLFGFFVPSIGVSLLTYLLLKERVKPVDFLTGSAYSLLVVTIIWFLFTKVLGLLLPSGRLV from the coding sequence ATGGTTGAGCTTGTGAGTGCAATATGCTTTTTCGTCACGGGCCTGGCCTTCCTTTTCGAATCTTACAAGATCAGAGTTCTAAAATTCGGCGGTTCACTCGGTGGGGATTTCTTTCCGAAGTTTTTGTCCGTCATGGTCATTGTGATCTCGAGCATGTGGGTGGTATCAAATTTGGTCAAAATGTGGAAGAAAAAGCAAACGACACGTTTGGAGTTTGCACCTGGTGGCTTGAGAAGGATCATAATCTATTTGTTCGGTTTCATTGTTTACATAGTTATGCTCGATCTGTTCGGTTTCTTCGTGCCCAGCATCGGCGTATCGTTGCTCACGTACTTACTTTTGAAGGAAAGAGTCAAACCAGTGGATTTTTTAACTGGTAGTGCTTATTCCCTCCTCGTGGTAACGATCATTTGGTTCCTTTTCACGAAAGTTCTTGGGCTATTGCTCCCCTCCGGCCGTTTGGTTTGA
- a CDS encoding ABC transporter substrate-binding protein has translation MRKTAVLLLATILLFVAFAKTPKDTLVIAANTEIFITLDPAVCYETFAAAVVTAAYSGLTKIEPVNGVLTPVPELAERWEVSPDGTMWKFYLRKGLKFSNGDPLTAEDVVFSFRRVLKIRKSPAWLFEELGLNAQNMEETIYAENDQTVVLKTKPLAPNIVLSIIAPPWGGIVNKKLVLANEVNGDLGEAYLTDKSIGAGAGPYVVTEWKRREVITMEANPYYWRGQPPLKKIIIRDVPEETTQFLLIQKGDVDVAWNITTEQAAQLRETKPSNIRLVTTPGQSNEYIAMNTGWGPFKDERVRLAIKYAIDYDAIINSVMRGFAVLNQNFMPIGYFGYIELNPFKRDVEKAKQLLAEAGYPNGFEVELITSTTEIRRNEAVVVQANLAEIGIKANIVLMPSGEMYQKYRQQGHQMIIAGWGIDYPDPDALAKPFANYRVRQLAWRNMWYDDYAADLAERAGIEQDPERRAQLYKELQEYWIYKSPFVMLYQPIAFWAVSNDVIGFEKACEGYTLVFDFTKISKK, from the coding sequence GTGAGAAAAACAGCGGTGCTCTTACTGGCAACAATCCTGCTCTTTGTCGCGTTTGCGAAGACCCCGAAAGACACGCTCGTTATCGCCGCCAACACGGAGATATTCATCACGCTCGATCCTGCTGTATGTTATGAAACCTTCGCCGCCGCTGTGGTTACCGCCGCTTATTCTGGACTGACCAAGATCGAACCTGTTAACGGCGTTTTGACACCCGTTCCCGAGCTCGCCGAACGCTGGGAGGTTTCTCCAGATGGCACGATGTGGAAGTTCTATTTGAGGAAAGGTTTGAAGTTCTCGAACGGGGATCCTCTCACTGCAGAAGACGTTGTGTTCTCATTCAGAAGAGTGCTGAAGATCAGGAAATCACCCGCGTGGCTCTTCGAAGAACTCGGACTGAATGCCCAGAACATGGAGGAAACTATATATGCTGAGAACGATCAAACGGTTGTTCTGAAAACGAAGCCTCTCGCGCCGAACATAGTTCTGTCCATCATCGCTCCACCTTGGGGAGGTATCGTGAACAAGAAGCTCGTGCTCGCCAACGAAGTGAACGGAGATCTTGGTGAAGCCTACTTGACGGATAAATCGATCGGGGCTGGAGCAGGTCCTTACGTGGTAACTGAATGGAAGCGTCGAGAGGTCATCACTATGGAGGCCAATCCCTATTACTGGCGCGGCCAGCCACCTTTGAAGAAGATCATCATACGGGATGTGCCTGAAGAAACCACGCAATTCTTGCTGATCCAAAAAGGTGATGTGGATGTGGCCTGGAACATCACAACGGAACAGGCTGCACAACTCAGAGAAACAAAACCGTCTAACATCAGGCTGGTCACAACACCAGGGCAAAGCAACGAGTACATCGCTATGAACACTGGCTGGGGACCGTTCAAAGATGAACGGGTTCGTTTGGCGATCAAGTACGCGATCGATTATGATGCGATCATCAACTCCGTTATGAGAGGTTTTGCGGTGCTGAACCAGAATTTCATGCCCATAGGTTATTTTGGCTACATCGAACTCAACCCGTTCAAGCGTGATGTCGAGAAAGCAAAACAGTTGCTGGCGGAAGCGGGCTATCCGAATGGGTTCGAGGTTGAACTCATAACGAGTACCACGGAAATTAGAAGGAACGAAGCTGTGGTTGTTCAGGCCAACCTGGCGGAGATAGGCATCAAAGCGAACATAGTGTTGATGCCCTCAGGTGAGATGTATCAAAAATACCGTCAGCAGGGCCATCAAATGATCATAGCAGGTTGGGGTATAGACTATCCGGATCCTGACGCACTGGCGAAACCGTTCGCGAACTACAGAGTCAGACAGCTTGCCTGGCGAAACATGTGGTACGACGACTATGCGGCAGACCTCGCGGAGAGGGCGGGAATTGAGCAAGATCCTGAAAGGCGTGCCCAGCTCTACAAAGAATTGCAGGAATACTGGATCTACAAGAGTCCGTTCGTGATGCTCTATCAACCGATAGCTTTCTGGGCTGTCAGCAATGATGTAATTGGATTCGAAAAAGCCTGCGAGGGTTACACGCTGGTCTTTGATTTCACCAAGATAAGCAAAAAATGA
- a CDS encoding ABC transporter ATP-binding protein yields the protein MRGSLLNIEKLRVVFYTYRGVIKALNGVRLWLNEEERLAVVGETGCGKSVTALAIMRLIEPPGEIVEGKVEFLGQDLLKLPEEEMEKIRGKSISMIFQEPISALNPVFKVGFQIAEAIAHSQNIPIKDAYQFVPEALTMVGLDWKRTMNLYAHELSGGMAQRVMIAMALAVKPKLLIADEPTSALDVTIQAQILELLDQLVRVGRNAVIFITHDLAVASEFCDRVAVMYAGNVVEVASSEEVFTRPFHPYTIGLIDSIPLVGQRKELKGIPGVVPDLVDPPSGCRFHPRCQKAFDKCKVELPELIEVSKNHFVACHLYAAGDRDGSVTQS from the coding sequence GTGCGAGGATCCTTGCTGAATATTGAGAAATTGCGCGTGGTCTTCTACACCTATCGCGGTGTGATAAAGGCGCTCAACGGTGTCAGACTGTGGCTGAACGAAGAAGAGAGGCTCGCGGTGGTTGGTGAAACTGGCTGTGGAAAGTCTGTGACAGCCTTGGCAATCATGAGGTTGATAGAACCGCCGGGTGAGATCGTCGAAGGGAAGGTTGAGTTCCTCGGCCAGGACCTGTTGAAATTGCCGGAAGAAGAGATGGAAAAGATCAGAGGAAAGTCGATATCGATGATCTTCCAAGAACCCATTTCGGCGCTGAACCCTGTGTTCAAGGTGGGGTTTCAGATCGCTGAGGCGATCGCTCACAGTCAGAACATACCGATCAAGGATGCTTATCAATTTGTCCCCGAAGCGCTCACCATGGTGGGACTCGACTGGAAAAGAACGATGAACCTTTACGCTCACGAGTTGAGCGGTGGAATGGCGCAGAGAGTCATGATAGCCATGGCGTTGGCTGTGAAACCGAAACTGCTCATAGCGGATGAACCAACCTCGGCACTGGACGTGACGATTCAGGCTCAGATACTCGAGTTGCTTGACCAACTAGTTCGGGTGGGCAGGAACGCCGTCATTTTCATCACCCACGATCTGGCTGTGGCTTCCGAATTCTGCGACAGGGTCGCCGTGATGTACGCGGGAAACGTTGTCGAGGTGGCGAGCAGTGAAGAAGTCTTCACCCGGCCGTTTCATCCATACACAATAGGTTTGATCGATTCCATACCTCTAGTGGGTCAGAGGAAAGAACTCAAAGGAATTCCAGGTGTGGTTCCAGATCTGGTCGATCCACCGAGTGGGTGTCGTTTTCATCCGAGGTGTCAAAAAGCATTCGATAAGTGTAAGGTTGAGCTTCCTGAATTGATCGAGGTGAGCAAGAACCACTTTGTAGCGTGCCACCTTTACGCTGCGGGGGATCGAGATGGCAGTGTTACTCAAAGTTGA